The following are encoded in a window of Mycolicibacterium tusciae JS617 genomic DNA:
- a CDS encoding acetyl-CoA C-acetyltransferase yields MFEAFVVDAVRTAGGRRHGGLSGCHPADLGAAVIGSLISRSAVDPAAVDDVIFGCVDAIGPQAGNIARTSWLAAGLPEEVPGVTVDRQCGSSQQAIHFASQSIMSGTADLVVAGGVQNMSRIPISSAMNVGTQFGFDSPFDGCDGWRSRYGDQEISQFRGAELIAERWELSRQEMEVWALQSHERARAATASGRFDAEIVPVGGVVVDECPRETTLATMASLPTLTDGGRLTAALASQICDGAAAVLLASKAALRVHSLTPRARIHNVSARGADPVLMLSAPIPATAHALRKTGLSIDDIDVVEINEAFAPVVLAWLKEAGADPARVNVNGGAIALGHPLGATGAKLFTTMLNELERVGGRFGLQTICEGGGTANVTIVERLG; encoded by the coding sequence GTGTTCGAGGCGTTCGTTGTTGACGCGGTGCGTACTGCGGGTGGTCGCCGCCATGGCGGTTTGTCGGGTTGCCATCCTGCAGATCTCGGTGCCGCGGTGATTGGGTCGCTCATATCGCGTTCGGCGGTGGATCCGGCGGCTGTCGACGACGTCATCTTCGGCTGCGTGGACGCCATCGGTCCGCAGGCAGGAAACATCGCCCGCACGTCTTGGTTGGCTGCCGGATTGCCCGAGGAGGTTCCCGGGGTGACGGTCGATCGTCAATGCGGATCGAGTCAGCAGGCCATTCACTTCGCGTCGCAATCGATCATGAGCGGTACGGCTGACCTCGTGGTGGCCGGCGGGGTGCAGAACATGAGCAGAATCCCCATCTCGTCGGCCATGAATGTTGGCACCCAGTTCGGCTTCGACAGTCCCTTCGATGGTTGCGACGGGTGGCGCAGCCGATACGGGGATCAAGAGATTTCCCAGTTTCGGGGTGCGGAACTGATTGCCGAGCGGTGGGAGCTCAGTCGTCAGGAGATGGAGGTGTGGGCGCTACAGAGTCACGAGCGCGCCCGCGCGGCCACGGCGTCGGGACGATTCGACGCCGAGATCGTTCCGGTCGGAGGCGTCGTGGTCGACGAATGCCCCCGTGAGACCACGTTGGCGACGATGGCGTCATTGCCGACCTTGACCGACGGCGGTCGCCTCACCGCCGCCCTGGCCAGCCAGATCTGCGATGGCGCGGCGGCAGTGTTGTTGGCCTCCAAGGCCGCCCTGCGGGTGCATAGCTTGACGCCACGCGCCCGTATTCACAACGTCAGTGCACGCGGTGCGGATCCGGTGCTGATGCTGAGTGCGCCGATCCCGGCAACCGCCCATGCGCTGCGCAAGACAGGACTCAGCATCGACGACATCGACGTCGTGGAGATCAACGAGGCATTCGCGCCCGTGGTGTTGGCGTGGCTTAAGGAAGCCGGGGCGGATCCAGCACGCGTGAACGTCAACGGCGGCGCGATCGCCCTCGGTCACCCCCTCGGCGCGACCGGCGCAAAGCTTTTCACGACTATGCTCAACGAACTCGAACGCGTCGGCGGCCGATTTGGGCTGCAGACAATCTGCGAGGGCGGTGGGACGGCAAACGTCACGATCGTCGAGCGCCTCGGCTGA
- a CDS encoding DUF5313 domain-containing protein: MCSEKTRTRPTGLQYIAYCYGRRLPDAMRAWVSNDLAGEGATRRHIVRVTIPALLILAPFWLIHTSLYVHLSMTLPILIPFVYFAHALDKIWRRHRLVQHGLDPALLDARARQRDAHLHQAYAERYGRRT; encoded by the coding sequence ATGTGTAGCGAAAAGACTCGCACCAGACCGACGGGTTTGCAGTACATCGCTTACTGTTACGGGCGGCGACTACCCGATGCGATGCGGGCCTGGGTCAGTAACGATCTCGCCGGCGAGGGCGCAACCAGGCGCCACATCGTTAGAGTGACCATCCCTGCGCTACTCATCCTTGCGCCGTTCTGGCTCATTCACACCAGCCTGTACGTCCACCTCAGTATGACCCTGCCGATCTTGATTCCTTTCGTCTACTTCGCCCATGCGCTCGACAAAATTTGGCGGCGCCACCGACTCGTTCAGCACGGACTCGATCCCGCCCTGCTCGACGCCAGAGCGCGTCAGCGCGACGCCCACCTGCATCAGGCCTACGCCGAGCGCTACGGCCGCCGGACCTAA
- a CDS encoding ArsR/SmtB family transcription factor, whose amino-acid sequence MKAEFFKTLGHPARIRVLELLSVRDQTVAEMLPQVGIEPANLSQQLSVLRRTGLVTARREGLSVTYTLASPRVSELLAVARAILNGVVAGQAELLDSDDTDVSIEAVSAAQ is encoded by the coding sequence ATGAAAGCCGAATTCTTCAAAACGCTCGGTCATCCCGCGCGGATTCGAGTTCTGGAACTGTTGAGTGTGCGTGACCAAACCGTCGCCGAGATGCTCCCACAGGTGGGGATCGAGCCGGCCAACCTTTCCCAGCAATTGTCAGTCCTGCGCCGAACGGGGCTTGTGACCGCCCGACGGGAAGGTTTGAGCGTCACCTACACCCTGGCATCACCTCGCGTGTCCGAACTTCTCGCGGTGGCTCGCGCGATCCTCAACGGTGTCGTCGCCGGCCAAGCCGAACTCCTCGACAGCGACGACACCGATGTTTCAATAGAGGCGGTATCCGCCGCCCAATGA
- a CDS encoding PLP-dependent cysteine synthase family protein, translating to MNAGSDASRGRPRSWVDNAIRLIEADARRSADTHLLRYPLPAAWCDVLDPDVDVQLYLKDETTHITGSLKHRLARSLFLYALCNGWIDENTTVIEASSGSTAVSEAYFAALLGLPFIAVMPSSTSASKIALIESQGGRCHFVAESSQVYSEAERLAAETGGHYLDQFTNAERATDWRGNNNIAESIYEQMLDEAHPIPDWIVVGAGTGGTSATIGRFIRYRRYATKLCVVDPENSAFFPSYAQGRGDIVTGMSSRIEGIGRPRVEPSFLPDVVDRMVVVPDSASVAAARHMSSVLGRRVGPSTGTNLWGAFGLIAEMVANGRSGSVVTLLADSGDRYADTYFCDEWVTSHGLDPSEWAEVLVEFERSGRWP from the coding sequence GTGAATGCGGGGTCGGACGCCAGCCGGGGCCGGCCACGCTCGTGGGTGGACAACGCGATCCGGCTGATCGAGGCCGACGCGCGCCGCAGCGCCGACACCCATCTCCTGCGATATCCACTGCCTGCCGCCTGGTGCGACGTATTGGATCCGGATGTCGACGTCCAGCTCTACCTCAAGGACGAGACCACACACATCACCGGCAGCCTCAAGCACCGGCTGGCGCGGTCGTTGTTCTTATATGCGTTGTGTAATGGCTGGATCGACGAGAACACCACCGTCATCGAGGCGTCGTCGGGGTCGACAGCGGTGTCTGAGGCGTATTTCGCGGCGCTGCTGGGTCTGCCGTTCATCGCGGTGATGCCGTCGTCAACCAGTGCCAGCAAGATTGCGCTGATCGAATCCCAAGGCGGCCGTTGCCATTTCGTCGCCGAGTCGTCGCAGGTGTATTCCGAGGCCGAACGACTGGCAGCGGAGACTGGAGGCCACTACCTCGACCAGTTCACCAACGCCGAACGTGCCACCGACTGGCGCGGCAACAACAACATCGCCGAATCGATCTACGAGCAGATGCTCGATGAAGCCCATCCGATTCCCGACTGGATCGTGGTCGGGGCGGGCACCGGCGGCACCAGCGCGACGATCGGCCGGTTCATCCGGTACCGCCGCTACGCGACGAAGCTGTGCGTCGTCGATCCGGAGAACTCGGCGTTCTTCCCCTCCTACGCGCAGGGGCGCGGTGACATCGTGACGGGGATGTCGTCGCGAATCGAGGGCATCGGCCGCCCACGCGTGGAGCCGTCGTTTCTACCCGACGTGGTGGACCGGATGGTTGTCGTGCCGGACTCGGCGTCGGTCGCCGCGGCACGGCATATGAGTTCGGTCCTGGGCCGACGGGTCGGGCCGTCAACCGGTACGAATCTGTGGGGTGCCTTCGGGTTGATTGCGGAAATGGTCGCGAACGGGCGCAGCGGGTCAGTGGTGACCCTGCTCGCGGACAGCGGCGACCGCTACGCGGACACCTACTTCTGCGACGAGTGGGTGACCAGCCACGGGCTGGACCCCTCGGAATGGGCCGAGGTCCTGGTCGAATTCGAACGCTCCGGCCGCTGGCCCTGA